A portion of the Kribbella jejuensis genome contains these proteins:
- a CDS encoding MFS transporter has protein sequence MAVSLRTRLARLRVDLTPWRGSRDFRILLVAGSVFFLGGMVGYVALPYQLYQLTGSNFAVGAMGLVTIVPLIVFGLYGGALADHVERRKLLVGTGIAQVVISALMVANTLLAHPQVWLIYVCGALNAVASSLQRPSREALLPRVVKHAEIPAAVALSSLTSQVGQLAGPALGGVLVGSVGVTWAFSVELAGIVFATLLYARLGSYRSREQTTAPSLRAIGGGIVYAFRRKDLLATYLVDMVGMFLAMPIVLFPAFATVVLKEPKLLGLLYSAEAIGAMCASLTSGWAKHVHHQGRAVVLATMGWGAAVGIAGLAPNIWFAIGFFALAGACDMVSVLFRSVIWNQTIPDEMRGRLAGIEMLGYSLGPLGGQARSGLVADLTTVRTSIVSGGILCVAGVIATSIWLREFWRYDARTDEHAVRERELRAAS, from the coding sequence GTGGCAGTAAGTCTTCGTACGCGGCTTGCCCGGTTGCGTGTCGACCTGACCCCGTGGCGTGGTTCCCGCGATTTCCGCATCCTGCTGGTCGCGGGCTCGGTCTTCTTCCTCGGCGGCATGGTCGGGTACGTCGCCCTGCCCTACCAGCTGTACCAGTTGACCGGATCGAACTTCGCGGTCGGCGCGATGGGCCTGGTGACGATCGTCCCGCTGATCGTGTTCGGCCTGTACGGCGGTGCGCTCGCGGATCACGTGGAACGCCGCAAACTGCTGGTCGGGACCGGGATCGCCCAGGTGGTGATCTCCGCGCTGATGGTCGCGAACACGCTGCTCGCGCATCCGCAGGTCTGGCTGATCTACGTCTGCGGCGCACTGAACGCGGTCGCGTCGTCGCTGCAGCGCCCGAGCCGCGAGGCGCTGCTCCCGCGGGTGGTGAAGCACGCGGAGATCCCGGCCGCGGTCGCGCTGAGCTCGCTGACGTCCCAGGTCGGACAGCTCGCCGGCCCCGCGCTGGGCGGTGTACTGGTCGGTTCGGTGGGCGTGACCTGGGCGTTCTCGGTCGAACTGGCCGGGATCGTGTTCGCGACGCTGCTGTACGCGCGGCTCGGGTCGTACCGCTCCCGCGAGCAGACCACGGCGCCGAGTCTGCGGGCGATCGGCGGCGGGATCGTGTACGCGTTCCGGCGCAAGGACCTGCTGGCGACGTACCTGGTCGACATGGTCGGGATGTTCCTGGCGATGCCGATCGTGCTGTTCCCGGCGTTCGCGACGGTCGTTCTGAAGGAACCGAAGCTGCTCGGGCTGCTCTACAGCGCCGAGGCGATCGGGGCGATGTGCGCCTCGCTGACCAGCGGCTGGGCGAAACACGTGCACCACCAGGGCCGGGCCGTGGTGCTCGCGACGATGGGCTGGGGCGCCGCGGTCGGGATCGCCGGGCTGGCGCCGAACATCTGGTTCGCGATCGGGTTCTTCGCGCTCGCCGGCGCCTGCGACATGGTCTCGGTGCTGTTCCGCTCGGTGATCTGGAACCAGACCATCCCGGACGAGATGCGCGGCCGGCTGGCCGGGATCGAGATGCTCGGCTACTCGCTCGGCCCGCTCGGCGGTCAGGCGCGGTCCGGCCTGGTCGCCGACCTGACGACGGTCCGGACCTCGATCGTCAGCGGCGGCATCCTGTGCGTCGCCGGCGTGATCGCGACCTCGATCTGGTTGCGCGAGTTCTGGCGGTACGACGCCCGCACCGACGAACACGCCGTCCGCGAAAGGGAGCTCCGCGCCGCGAGTTAG
- a CDS encoding PLP-dependent aminotransferase family protein, with product MNRSNSGTSGRSKGSDFLQLDPSEAPPGRLADWLTDRLRTAISNGHLPVGARLPSTRTLATDLGISRGVVTESYQRLTEDGQVAGRGRAGTVVVAVPIADRSTTGRGRTPDPRRITDSSSRPADDLEIFDSLRSTPSRIDLTPGVPDLAAFPRTAWLRAERAVLTDLAAAEFGYGDPAGTPALRQAVAGWLARYRGIAADPEDLIIVAGVAQAIGLVAQMLDRHGIQEIAVEDPGSLGSRQHLQGWGMRTPPIPVDDHGLQLDVLRKSGASVVMATPAHHFPTGTVLDGERRRELVQWATDGGLVIEDDYDAEHRYDRPPVPALRALLPDQVIYVGSVSKLLAPALRIGWMLAPPQYKDELIGLKRLADLGNAALPQLTLAHLMESGELERQLRFLRRRHRTRRDAMVTAIRNHLPSATIHGAAAGLHLTITFDEGDDAALAAAALQAGVKCHPLSWHCQLPHAPGLVLGYAARTPTEITEAIATISACRPTPSRGRTGSSRPG from the coding sequence GTGAACAGGTCCAATTCGGGTACAAGTGGTCGGTCCAAAGGATCGGACTTCCTGCAGCTCGACCCGTCCGAGGCGCCGCCCGGCAGGCTCGCGGACTGGCTGACCGACCGGCTCCGGACCGCGATCTCGAACGGCCACCTCCCGGTCGGCGCCCGGCTGCCGTCGACCCGCACGCTGGCCACCGACCTGGGCATCTCCCGCGGCGTCGTCACCGAGTCGTACCAACGCCTGACCGAGGACGGCCAGGTCGCCGGGCGCGGCCGCGCCGGGACGGTCGTCGTCGCCGTCCCGATCGCCGACCGTTCGACAACTGGTCGCGGACGTACGCCTGACCCGCGGCGCATCACCGACAGCTCCTCTCGACCTGCAGACGACCTCGAGATCTTCGACAGCCTGCGATCCACCCCGTCCCGCATCGATCTCACGCCCGGTGTGCCGGACCTCGCGGCCTTCCCTCGAACGGCCTGGTTGCGCGCCGAACGGGCGGTGCTCACGGACCTCGCGGCGGCCGAGTTCGGGTACGGCGACCCCGCCGGGACCCCGGCGCTCCGCCAGGCGGTGGCCGGTTGGCTGGCGCGGTACCGCGGGATCGCTGCCGACCCGGAGGACCTGATCATCGTCGCCGGTGTCGCCCAGGCGATCGGGCTGGTCGCGCAGATGCTCGACCGGCACGGCATCCAGGAGATCGCCGTCGAGGACCCGGGTTCGCTCGGATCGCGTCAGCACCTCCAGGGCTGGGGCATGCGCACGCCTCCGATCCCGGTCGACGACCACGGCCTGCAGTTAGACGTACTGCGGAAATCCGGCGCTTCCGTGGTGATGGCCACGCCCGCGCACCACTTCCCGACCGGCACGGTGCTCGACGGTGAACGCCGCCGCGAACTTGTCCAGTGGGCCACCGACGGCGGCCTGGTGATCGAGGACGACTACGACGCCGAGCATCGGTACGACCGCCCGCCCGTACCCGCACTCCGCGCGCTGCTCCCGGATCAGGTGATCTACGTCGGCAGCGTCTCCAAGCTGCTCGCGCCCGCACTACGGATCGGCTGGATGCTGGCGCCGCCGCAGTACAAGGACGAGTTGATCGGCCTGAAGCGTCTCGCCGATCTGGGCAACGCCGCGCTCCCGCAGCTCACGCTCGCGCACCTGATGGAGTCCGGCGAACTCGAGCGTCAACTGCGGTTCCTCCGCCGCCGGCACCGCACGCGCCGCGACGCGATGGTCACCGCGATCCGCAATCATTTGCCCAGCGCAACCATCCATGGCGCCGCGGCCGGACTGCACCTGACCATCACGTTCGACGAGGGCGACGATGCCGCGCTGGCCGCGGCCGCCCTGCAGGCCGGGGTGAAGTGCCACCCGCTCTCGTGGCACTGTCAGCTCCCGCACGCGCCCGGTCTGGTCCTCGGGTACGCCGCCCGCACTCCGACGGAGATCACCGAGGCGATCGCGACGATCAGCGCGTGTAGACCGACGCCATCGCGAGGGCGAACTGGGTCATCACGTCCGGGTTGA
- a CDS encoding methyltransferase encodes MGTDYVHGYTPAETRRLTDQAGTLADLLHGGTTYPPGSRVLEAGCGVGAQTVQLVTRSPGIELVSIDISEESLAEAKARVASLGSPVDFRLANLYELGDEKVDHVFVCFVLEHLADPVAALAKLRSLLEPGGTITVIEGDHGSAFFHPQSPRAQAVIDCLVDLQAAAGGDSLIGRRLQPLLEQAGYNDVRVEPRTVYADQYLPHLVDGFTRKTFVAMVGSVRERALAAGLMTPAEWAAGIRDLSRSAEPGGTFHYAFFKGVGRT; translated from the coding sequence ATGGGAACCGACTACGTCCACGGCTACACCCCGGCGGAGACCCGCCGCCTGACCGACCAGGCGGGTACGCTCGCCGACCTGCTGCACGGCGGTACGACGTACCCGCCCGGCAGCCGTGTGCTCGAGGCAGGCTGCGGTGTCGGTGCGCAGACCGTCCAGCTCGTCACCCGCAGCCCGGGCATCGAGCTGGTCTCGATCGACATCTCCGAGGAATCGCTCGCCGAGGCGAAGGCCCGCGTCGCCTCGCTCGGCTCGCCCGTCGACTTCCGGTTGGCGAACCTCTATGAATTGGGCGACGAGAAGGTCGACCATGTCTTCGTCTGCTTCGTCCTCGAACACCTCGCCGATCCCGTCGCCGCGCTTGCCAAGCTCCGGAGTCTGCTCGAGCCGGGCGGCACGATCACGGTCATCGAAGGCGACCACGGCTCTGCCTTCTTCCATCCGCAGAGCCCGCGGGCGCAGGCCGTCATCGACTGCCTTGTCGACCTACAGGCCGCCGCGGGTGGTGACTCGCTGATCGGACGCCGGCTCCAGCCGTTGCTCGAGCAGGCCGGGTACAACGACGTACGAGTGGAGCCGCGCACTGTGTACGCCGACCAGTACCTGCCGCACCTCGTCGACGGGTTCACCCGGAAGACCTTCGTCGCGATGGTCGGATCCGTCCGCGAACGCGCGCTCGCTGCCGGGCTGATGACGCCCGCCGAATGGGCCGCGGGCATCCGTGACCTGTCCAGATCCGCCGAGCCCGGCGGCACCTTTCACTACGCGTTCTTCAAAGGAGTGGGCCGGACATGA
- a CDS encoding CYTH and CHAD domain-containing protein: MATTEQLEIEAKYDVDDSVILPALHELPGVARVAQPVELDLEAVYYDTADLDLVARKVTLRRRTGGEDDGWHVKLPVSSGERLEVHHPLDGSEDGVPIDVVRTVRVHVRDHPLVPVVTLKTRRIVHRLLDADGGVLAEVADDQVTATVTGAEPESWREWEVELVDGDRALLSAAGDVLMQAGARPASGPSKLARALGDRVPAYDAFELPKKPLTSDLFRAYAGAQVQAIRDRDPEVRRDVPDSIHKFRVATRRLRSALATYRPVVDRAAGDQLRAELKWLAGELGTARDAEVQREHFAAEVAEQPVELVIGRVAGRIDDHLRGVYRDGRAAALDALESPRYFRLLDALDELVAKPPVTDGDRKARKQIGDLLAHDYKRMRKAVRRSQQAETVADQDHELHEVRKAAKRLRYAAEFAVPVLGDDATQLATRAEEVQEILGEHQDSVVSRTLLHTLALEVFAEGGNPFTYGRLHAAEEARGNTSREAFYKLWPTLEFRF; the protein is encoded by the coding sequence ATGGCCACCACCGAGCAGCTCGAGATCGAGGCGAAGTACGACGTCGACGACAGCGTGATCCTGCCGGCGCTGCACGAGCTGCCCGGGGTCGCGCGGGTCGCGCAACCGGTCGAGCTCGACCTCGAGGCGGTGTACTACGACACCGCCGACCTCGACCTGGTCGCGCGCAAGGTGACGCTGCGCCGACGCACCGGCGGTGAGGACGACGGGTGGCACGTGAAGCTGCCGGTGTCGTCGGGCGAACGGCTCGAGGTGCATCATCCGCTCGACGGTTCCGAGGACGGCGTTCCGATCGACGTCGTCCGTACGGTCCGGGTGCATGTCCGCGACCATCCGCTCGTGCCGGTGGTCACGCTGAAGACGCGGCGGATCGTTCATCGGCTGCTCGACGCCGACGGCGGTGTGCTCGCGGAGGTGGCCGACGACCAGGTGACCGCGACGGTCACCGGCGCTGAGCCGGAGAGCTGGCGCGAGTGGGAGGTCGAGCTCGTCGACGGCGACCGCGCGTTGCTGTCGGCCGCCGGTGACGTGCTGATGCAGGCAGGCGCGCGACCGGCGAGCGGCCCGAGCAAGCTGGCGCGGGCGCTCGGCGATCGGGTCCCGGCGTACGACGCTTTCGAGCTGCCGAAGAAGCCGCTGACGTCGGACCTGTTCCGTGCGTACGCCGGTGCGCAGGTGCAGGCGATCCGCGACCGCGACCCCGAGGTACGCCGGGACGTGCCGGACTCGATCCACAAGTTCCGGGTCGCGACGCGACGGCTCCGCTCGGCGCTGGCGACGTACCGGCCGGTCGTCGACCGCGCCGCCGGGGACCAGTTGCGCGCCGAACTGAAATGGCTGGCCGGCGAACTCGGGACCGCCCGCGACGCCGAGGTCCAGCGCGAACACTTCGCCGCCGAGGTCGCCGAACAACCCGTCGAGCTGGTGATCGGTCGCGTCGCCGGCCGGATCGACGATCATCTCCGTGGTGTCTACCGCGACGGACGGGCCGCCGCCCTGGACGCCCTGGAGAGCCCGCGCTACTTCCGGCTGCTGGACGCGCTCGACGAACTGGTCGCCAAACCCCCGGTGACCGACGGCGACCGCAAGGCCCGCAAGCAGATCGGGGACCTGCTCGCGCACGACTACAAGCGGATGCGCAAGGCGGTCCGTCGTTCCCAGCAGGCGGAGACGGTCGCCGACCAGGACCACGAGCTCCACGAAGTACGCAAGGCCGCGAAGCGCCTGCGGTACGCGGCCGAGTTCGCCGTACCGGTGCTGGGCGACGACGCCACGCAGCTCGCCACCCGAGCCGAGGAAGTCCAGGAAATCCTCGGCGAACACCAGGACTCGGTGGTCTCCCGCACCCTCCTGCACACCCTCGCCCTGGAAGTCTTCGCCGAAGGCGGCAACCCCTTCACCTACGGCCGCCTGCACGCCGCCGAAGAAGCCCGCGGCAACACCTCCCGCGAAGCCTTCTACAAACTCTGGCCCACCCTCGAATTCCGTTTCTGA
- a CDS encoding sodium:solute symporter family transporter: MLPLATVGNPTVNILIFGLFVLATLAIVFRASRNNKTAADFYAGGRNFTGPQNGIAISGDYLSAASFLGIAGAIALNGYDGFLYSIGFLVAWLVALLLVAELLRNTGRFTMADVLSFRLKQRPVRMAAAISTLGVCFFYLLAQMAGAGGLVALLLGVDSKTGQSIVIAVVGILMITYVLVGGMKGTTWVQIVKAVLLVIGAGIMTVWVLAKYTFNLSGLLGAAVDKSPAAGEKLLSPGLQYGHTGVTKLDFISLALALVLGTAGLPHVLMRFYTVPDSKEARRSVSWAIWIIGIFYLFTLVLGYGAAAIVGPDRIKAAPGKANSAAPLLAYELGGEVLLGVISAVAFATILAVVAGLTITASTSFAHDIYGQIIKKGQISGNGEVRVARYTAVVIGIVAIIGGIFANGQNIAFLVALAFAVAASANLPTILYSLFWRRFNTRGALWSIYGGLASTIILIVFSPVVSGKVDAKTGKSLSMITDTGIDFHWFQLDNPGIISIPLAFLLGWLGTITSKEPVDVDKFAEMEVRSLTGAGAEKAVTH; encoded by the coding sequence ATGTTGCCGCTGGCAACAGTAGGTAACCCGACCGTGAACATCCTGATCTTCGGGCTGTTCGTGCTGGCGACGCTGGCCATCGTGTTCCGGGCATCCCGGAACAACAAGACCGCCGCGGACTTCTACGCCGGCGGCCGGAACTTCACCGGCCCGCAGAACGGCATCGCGATCTCCGGCGACTACCTGTCCGCGGCGTCGTTCCTCGGCATCGCCGGTGCGATCGCGCTGAACGGGTACGACGGTTTCCTGTACTCGATCGGCTTCCTGGTCGCATGGCTGGTGGCACTGCTCCTGGTCGCGGAGCTGCTGCGGAACACCGGCCGGTTCACGATGGCCGATGTACTGTCGTTCCGCCTCAAGCAGCGGCCGGTCCGGATGGCGGCCGCGATATCGACCCTCGGCGTCTGCTTCTTCTACCTGCTGGCGCAGATGGCAGGCGCCGGGGGTCTGGTCGCACTGCTGCTCGGCGTCGACAGCAAGACCGGCCAGAGCATCGTGATCGCCGTCGTGGGCATCCTGATGATCACGTACGTGCTCGTCGGCGGCATGAAGGGCACCACATGGGTCCAGATCGTCAAGGCCGTGCTGCTCGTCATCGGCGCCGGGATCATGACGGTCTGGGTGCTGGCGAAGTACACCTTCAACCTGTCCGGGTTGCTGGGCGCCGCAGTCGACAAGAGCCCGGCCGCGGGCGAGAAGCTGCTCAGCCCGGGCCTGCAGTACGGCCACACCGGTGTCACGAAGCTGGACTTCATCTCGCTCGCGCTCGCGCTGGTGCTCGGTACGGCCGGCCTGCCGCACGTGCTGATGCGGTTCTACACCGTGCCGGACTCGAAGGAAGCGCGCCGCAGCGTCAGCTGGGCGATCTGGATCATCGGCATCTTCTACCTGTTCACGCTGGTGCTCGGGTACGGCGCGGCCGCGATCGTCGGACCGGACCGGATCAAGGCTGCCCCCGGCAAGGCGAACTCCGCCGCACCGCTACTCGCCTACGAGCTCGGTGGTGAGGTCCTGCTCGGGGTCATCTCGGCGGTGGCGTTCGCGACCATCCTGGCCGTGGTGGCCGGGCTGACGATCACCGCGAGTACGTCGTTCGCGCACGACATCTACGGCCAGATCATCAAGAAGGGCCAGATCAGCGGCAACGGCGAGGTCCGGGTGGCCCGGTACACCGCGGTCGTGATCGGCATCGTCGCGATCATCGGCGGCATCTTCGCGAACGGGCAGAACATCGCGTTCCTGGTGGCGCTCGCGTTCGCGGTCGCGGCCAGTGCGAACCTGCCGACGATCCTCTACTCACTGTTCTGGCGGCGGTTCAACACCCGCGGTGCGCTGTGGAGCATCTACGGCGGCCTGGCCTCGACGATCATCCTGATCGTCTTCAGCCCGGTCGTCTCCGGCAAGGTCGACGCCAAGACCGGCAAGAGCCTGTCGATGATCACCGACACCGGCATCGACTTCCACTGGTTCCAGCTGGACAACCCCGGCATCATCTCGATCCCGCTGGCGTTCCTGCTCGGCTGGCTCGGCACGATCACCAGCAAGGAGCCGGTCGACGTCGACAAGTTCGCCGAAATGGAAGTCCGCTCACTGACCGGCGCCGGCGCCGAGAAGGCGGTCACCCACTAA
- a CDS encoding DUF485 domain-containing protein, with the protein MSESTRDPDLTTYRDVQLSPDFSELRRRFRRFVFPMTALFLVWYFVYVLLADYAHGFMSHKIGGNITVALLFGLGQFVSTFAITMIYVRWADRRIDPDAEKLRHQIEGAPQ; encoded by the coding sequence ATGAGTGAGTCCACTCGCGATCCGGACCTGACGACGTACCGGGATGTCCAGCTGTCGCCGGACTTCTCCGAGTTGCGCCGCCGGTTCCGCCGCTTCGTGTTCCCGATGACCGCACTGTTCCTGGTCTGGTACTTCGTCTACGTCCTGCTCGCCGACTACGCGCACGGCTTCATGTCGCACAAGATCGGCGGCAACATCACCGTCGCCCTGCTGTTCGGCCTCGGCCAGTTCGTGTCGACGTTCGCGATCACGATGATCTACGTCCGCTGGGCCGACCGCCGGATCGACCCGGACGCCGAGAAGCTGCGTCACCAGATCGAGGGAGCACCACAGTGA
- a CDS encoding cation acetate symporter, translating to MSSAISVAAIGLVVLATIGIGLFGLRISRTTSDFYVASRAVTPRWNASAISGEYLSAASFLGVAGLVLVNGADMLWFSVGYTVGYLMLLVLVAAPLRRSGAYTLPDFAETRFESAAVRRICAGLVVGIGTLYLLPQLQGAGLAVQTVTGAPPQVGAAVVAVIVVINVAAGGMRSITFVQAFQYWLKLTALAAPIFVILLLWHQPTGVLDSLHGAAAEWAEPLSRAGGRDHPLYATYSLLLALCFGTMGLPHVLVRFYTNPDGRAARRTTVVVLALLGLFYLFPPMYAVLGRTFAPDLVSTGGDTVVLELPGRVFPGTAGDLLGALVAAGAFAAFLSTSSGLTVAIAGVIDQDLLRSRLHRWTAGDYVAVNSFRIAALLAMIVPYLAFTVTGALSLADTVGLAFALAASTFCPLLVLGIWWRRMSTTGAAAGLVVGGIAASAAALVNVVGAPQGGWPRALVGQPAAWTMPLAVLAVVVVSKLTPDRIPAGTARSMVRLHTPEAVDVDRGLPSR from the coding sequence ATGTCCTCCGCGATCAGCGTGGCTGCGATCGGCCTGGTGGTGCTGGCAACGATCGGCATCGGGCTGTTCGGACTGCGGATCTCTCGGACTACCAGTGACTTCTACGTCGCCAGCCGGGCGGTCACACCGCGCTGGAACGCGTCAGCAATCAGTGGTGAATACCTGTCCGCCGCGTCCTTCCTAGGTGTCGCAGGGCTTGTACTGGTCAACGGCGCGGACATGCTGTGGTTCTCAGTGGGCTACACCGTCGGCTACCTGATGCTCCTGGTTCTCGTAGCCGCTCCGCTGCGCCGGTCCGGTGCGTACACGTTGCCGGACTTCGCAGAGACCCGTTTCGAGTCAGCGGCCGTACGACGGATCTGCGCGGGACTCGTGGTCGGTATCGGGACGCTCTACCTACTCCCGCAACTGCAGGGCGCCGGGCTGGCTGTGCAGACCGTCACGGGCGCACCACCACAGGTCGGGGCCGCGGTCGTGGCGGTCATCGTGGTGATCAACGTGGCCGCGGGCGGGATGCGGTCGATCACGTTCGTCCAGGCGTTCCAGTACTGGCTCAAGCTGACCGCACTCGCCGCGCCGATCTTCGTCATCCTGCTGCTGTGGCACCAGCCGACCGGCGTCTTGGATTCACTGCACGGCGCAGCGGCCGAATGGGCCGAACCACTGTCGCGAGCGGGCGGCCGCGACCACCCGTTGTACGCGACGTACTCGTTGCTCCTCGCCCTTTGTTTCGGAACGATGGGCCTTCCGCATGTCCTGGTTCGCTTCTACACCAACCCCGACGGCCGCGCGGCCCGTCGTACCACCGTGGTCGTGCTGGCGCTGCTCGGCCTGTTCTACCTCTTTCCCCCGATGTACGCCGTACTCGGCCGGACGTTCGCGCCCGATCTGGTGAGCACCGGTGGGGACACCGTCGTACTCGAGCTGCCCGGACGAGTTTTCCCTGGTACAGCAGGGGATCTGCTCGGGGCGCTCGTCGCCGCGGGGGCGTTCGCGGCGTTCCTGTCGACGTCGTCGGGGCTGACAGTCGCGATCGCGGGCGTGATCGACCAGGACCTGCTGCGGAGCCGGTTGCACCGGTGGACGGCCGGCGACTACGTCGCAGTGAACAGCTTCCGGATCGCGGCCTTGCTCGCGATGATCGTGCCGTACCTGGCGTTCACGGTGACCGGTGCGTTGAGCCTCGCGGACACGGTCGGGCTCGCGTTCGCGTTGGCCGCGTCGACGTTCTGCCCGTTGCTCGTCCTCGGGATCTGGTGGCGGCGGATGTCGACGACCGGCGCCGCGGCCGGGCTGGTCGTCGGCGGGATCGCGGCCAGCGCGGCGGCCCTGGTGAACGTGGTCGGCGCACCACAGGGCGGTTGGCCGCGCGCCCTCGTCGGCCAGCCGGCCGCGTGGACGATGCCGCTCGCTGTCCTCGCTGTCGTCGTGGTCTCGAAACTGACCCCGGACCGGATCCCGGCCGGCACCGCCCGCAGCATGGTCCGCCTGCACACCCCGGAAGCCGTCGACGTGGACCGCGGTCTGCCGTCGCGCTGA
- a CDS encoding LytR/AlgR family response regulator transcription factor — translation MADSPLRALVADDEEPALAELVYLLGQDPRIGEIRTASNGPDALKILQATDLDVVFCDIKMPGLDGIDLARVLSKFASRPQIVFVTAYDEHAVAAFDLEATDYVMKPVRQERLAEAVRRVVTQGAPTALQSPDETEDEVIPVELAGVTRFVQRSTVRYVEAQGDYARLHTGQNSHLVRIPLSTLEERWRDAGFTRIHRSTLVALQHVDEMRVDGGRCSVRVGDDWLPVSRRHTRQLRDLLVRSR, via the coding sequence ATGGCCGACTCTCCCCTGCGCGCGCTGGTTGCGGACGACGAGGAGCCTGCGCTGGCCGAGTTGGTGTACCTGCTGGGCCAGGACCCGCGGATCGGCGAGATCAGGACGGCGTCGAACGGCCCGGACGCGCTGAAGATCCTGCAGGCCACCGACCTGGACGTGGTGTTCTGCGACATCAAGATGCCCGGGCTGGACGGCATCGACCTGGCGCGGGTGCTGTCGAAGTTCGCCAGCCGGCCGCAGATCGTGTTCGTGACCGCGTACGACGAGCACGCGGTCGCGGCGTTCGACCTGGAGGCCACGGACTACGTCATGAAGCCGGTCCGCCAGGAGCGGCTGGCCGAGGCGGTACGTCGCGTGGTCACGCAGGGAGCCCCGACCGCTTTGCAGTCACCGGACGAGACAGAGGACGAGGTGATCCCGGTAGAGCTCGCGGGCGTCACCAGGTTCGTCCAGCGCTCCACAGTGCGATACGTCGAAGCCCAGGGCGACTACGCTCGCCTGCACACCGGCCAGAACTCTCACCTCGTACGCATCCCGTTGAGCACGCTGGAGGAACGCTGGCGCGACGCGGGCTTCACGCGGATCCACCGCAGCACCCTGGTCGCTCTGCAGCACGTGGACGAGATGCGGGTGGACGGCGGCCGCTGCTCGGTCCGGGTCGGTGACGACTGGCTTCCGGTCAGCCGCCGGCACACCCGCCAACTCCGCGACCTCCTGGTCCGCTCTCGATGA
- a CDS encoding histidine kinase, with translation MFARRRKHFGTPADKATYATLHTASLASPHLREGLTPAAAGKASRHLRDLLGTAAIAICDSSGVLAWDGIGGPYESNHRRDAKDLAAPTLRSGRTAVLGAHDVACGDPQCPIRTAVVAPIVTEERVVAVLVAYSNNTSAALVRATEEVARWVSGQVELAELNKERTRAMEAELRALRAQISPHFIYNALAAIASFVRTDPERARELLLEFADFSRYALRRGGEFTTLADELRNVERYLVLEQARFGDRLKVSLQIAPEVLPVVIPFLVVQPLVENAVRHGLESGAGSISIRARDRINEAEISVEDDGAGSDPEVIRAALSGGSGSDSVGLGNVDARLRQVYGDAYGLVVETAVDAGTKVTFRIPKYSSGVHASP, from the coding sequence GTGTTCGCGCGCCGGCGGAAGCATTTCGGGACTCCGGCCGACAAGGCGACGTATGCGACCCTGCATACCGCCTCGTTGGCCAGCCCGCACCTGCGCGAAGGGCTGACCCCCGCCGCGGCAGGCAAGGCGAGCCGGCACCTGCGGGACCTGCTGGGTACGGCGGCCATCGCGATCTGCGACTCGTCGGGGGTACTCGCCTGGGACGGCATCGGTGGACCGTACGAGAGCAACCACCGCCGGGACGCCAAGGACCTCGCCGCGCCGACGCTCCGCTCGGGCCGTACGGCCGTACTGGGCGCACACGACGTGGCCTGTGGCGACCCGCAGTGTCCTATCCGTACTGCGGTGGTCGCACCGATCGTCACGGAAGAGCGCGTCGTTGCTGTGCTGGTCGCGTACAGCAACAACACGTCGGCTGCGCTCGTCAGAGCCACCGAAGAGGTCGCCCGCTGGGTCTCCGGTCAGGTGGAGCTCGCCGAGCTGAACAAGGAGCGCACCCGGGCAATGGAGGCCGAGCTGCGCGCCCTCCGCGCGCAGATCAGCCCGCACTTCATCTACAACGCCCTGGCTGCCATAGCGTCGTTCGTCCGCACAGACCCGGAGCGGGCACGTGAACTGCTGCTGGAGTTCGCTGACTTCTCCAGATATGCGTTACGACGAGGCGGCGAGTTCACGACGCTGGCGGACGAGCTGCGCAACGTGGAGCGCTACTTGGTGCTGGAGCAGGCCCGCTTCGGTGACAGGCTCAAAGTGTCGTTGCAGATCGCTCCAGAGGTTCTCCCGGTGGTCATCCCGTTCCTGGTGGTGCAGCCGCTGGTGGAGAACGCGGTCCGGCACGGCCTCGAGTCCGGGGCCGGGTCGATCAGCATCCGCGCCCGGGACCGGATCAACGAGGCCGAGATCAGCGTCGAGGACGACGGCGCGGGCAGTGACCCGGAGGTGATCCGCGCGGCCCTGTCCGGCGGCTCCGGCAGCGACTCGGTCGGCCTCGGCAACGTCGACGCCCGGCTCCGCCAGGTGTACGGCGACGCGTACGGCCTGGTCGTCGAGACCGCCGTGGACGCCGGGACCAAGGTGACGTTCCGGATCCCCAAATACTCCTCAGGGGTGCACGCGTCCCCTTAG